AACGAGGCGAGGAGGTACTCCGCCTCGTTGCGCTTCCAAGCGCCCTTGAAGGCACCGCGGCGCCGCATGGGAGCGAGACCAACTCCGGCGAGGAGGCCGCCGGCACACCGACCCTGCTGATGGTCAGCGCTCAGGGTCAGGCCAAGCGCATCACTCATGTCGAACTGGTGGGCACCCGTCCTGGTCAACCCGCCATGAAGTTGAAGGATGGCGACTCGCTGGTGGCCGCATTCGAGGCCTCGGACGGCACCGACGTGATCATGGTGTCCTCCGACGCCCAGGCGCTCCGCACGTCGGCCGGAAACATCTCGGTGCAGGGTCGAACCGCAGGCGGGGTTGCGGGCATGAAGCTGGCAAAGGGCGCAACGGTGGTGGGCGCTGGGCCCGTCGGCCCTCACGCGGTGGTACTCAGCGTGACCGACGGTCAGACCGCCAAAGCCACCGACGCCGCCGAGATTCCCGTCAAGGGTCGAGCCACCGGCGGGGTGCGGCTCACCAGGTTTCGAGACGAGAAACGGCTGGACTGGGCCTGGGTGGGGCCCGAGGACGGGCGCCTGGTGGTGGTCGGGCAGGAGGACAATCCCGCTCGGCCCGACCCAAGCCCCGAACCCCTCACGCTGGAGGTCACCGGCCGCGACCTGATCAGCCCGCCCACCACCAGGCGCTGGTTGGGGATCGGCACAGGCCGCTGGTGACCGCACAGGACGCCGGTGACCGCACGGGCCGCCAAGGTTGTCTCAGCACCGCTCCACGATGATGGTGACGCCACCGACGGTGGCGCCCTTGCCGTCGAGCACCGGAGGCTGGGCGATGGCATCCAGCGCCGGCGTGATCAGGTCGGCGTCGAGTTCGTCAGCCAGGAACTGTCGGACCGCCCAGACACCGGCGGGTGGCCAGGCACGGTTGGCGCCATCAAGCACCTTGAGCGCCAATCCCCAGCCGTCGGACGTGCCACAGGCCCAAAAACCCTCGGCTCCGGTCTTGGCCACCAGACCATCTCCTCGGGCCGTCAGCATCAGCTCGGTGTCCAACTGCCCTGGCCAACGCACCAACTCCGGGTGCGCCGCCATGGCGGCGCCGCAACGGCCCAGCGCCTCCCGTCCGCCTGCGTGACCAACGTGGCGGACGGCGTCTGGGCCATGGGCGACATCAGCGCCAACCTCGGTATCCCCCGCCGCCGCCCGGGCAAGGTGGGCGAACGCGCGAGCCGAATCGGCGAGCGTCGCTCGATACGCCACCATCCCGCAGCCGTCCGGCGCTGCTTCGGGCCTGAAACCCAGCCACCAGGTCACCCACCTGTTGATGGCCTCCTGCAGCGGATGGCCCGGGTCGAGGTAGGTGTCGAGCGGCCAGCCATTGGCGACGCACCAGGCCAACGCCAACGCATGATTGCCTGAGCATTGATGCTGTAGCGGTCCGCCCTGCCCGTCGTCACCGGGCGTCAAGGCATCGAGTGGCACCGCCGCCGCCTCGAGAATCTCAGCGGCCAGGGCCACGTGCAGGTCGCTTCCGTTGTGCGAGCCGCATGCCAGGGCCAGGTGCCGGTCGTCAAGACCGAATCGTTCCAGCGTGCCTGCTCGGACAGCGCCGACCGCCTGCGCCGGCTTGGCCGCCGAGCGCAGAAACGCCCGGTGGTTGGGATCACACGCAGGATGCTCCAACACCGAGCCGTCCGGACGGGTGAGCGCCACCGCCACACGGTTGACCCCGTCGGCGAAGTCCCCCCGGCTCCAGGTCAGCTTCAACATGCCCGGCACGCTACACACCACAACATCAACCAATTGCGCAACGCACAACATGCTGTGGGCAGGTGCGCCATAGAGTGCTGGAGTGACCAGCACGGCGCCACGTGGAGGGATCCACCCCACAGACCGCGAGCGCTCCCGGCGTATCTGGCAACTGCTGGAGCCGATACACGCGGTCTCCTATTTCTCCCCCGAGCCGCTTGCGGCCTACGACGAGGCGGGCGCCAAGGGCTTCTGGATGGGATACGTGGCAAGTCGAGCAGCACCGCTGGGTCCGGTGAAGGCCGCGCCGGTCATTGCGATGTTCGCCAACTTCCATCCACGACGGATTTTGCGGGCACTGCCTGAGGCTTGGGGTTTCACTTCGCCGGAAGCCATGTTGGAGGCCCGCCGATCAGGCTCGGCAACCGCCCTTCGCCGCATCTGGGCGGACCACGGCGTGGAGTCCCCAGCATCTGAGACCTCGCTGCAGCAGTTGACCGACGAGCTGACCAACATCGCCGAGGAGGCTCCACCCGACGGCCGGGGGCTCTTTGCCGCCAACCTCACCGTGGAGCGGGTGGACGACCCGGTGGCCGACCTCTGGCGGGCAGCCACCCTGCTGCGCGAACACCGGGGGGACGGGCACGTCGCCGCCTACCTCACCGAGGGGCTCACCGGAGTGCAGGCCAACCTGTTGCAGGTGGGCGTCGGGCGCATCCCGGGCGAGGCTCTGCGAAAGGCCCGGGCATGGGATACCGACGAATGGC
Above is a genomic segment from Candidatus Microthrix parvicella Bio17-1 containing:
- a CDS encoding asparaginase, whose product is MLKLTWSRGDFADGVNRVAVALTRPDGSVLEHPACDPNHRAFLRSAAKPAQAVGAVRAGTLERFGLDDRHLALACGSHNGSDLHVALAAEILEAAAVPLDALTPGDDGQGGPLQHQCSGNHALALAWCVANGWPLDTYLDPGHPLQEAINRWVTWWLGFRPEAAPDGCGMVAYRATLADSARAFAHLARAAAGDTEVGADVAHGPDAVRHVGHAGGREALGRCGAAMAAHPELVRWPGQLDTELMLTARGDGLVAKTGAEGFWACGTSDGWGLALKVLDGANRAWPPAGVWAVRQFLADELDADLITPALDAIAQPPVLDGKGATVGGVTIIVERC
- a CDS encoding SCO6745 family protein, whose product is MTSTAPRGGIHPTDRERSRRIWQLLEPIHAVSYFSPEPLAAYDEAGAKGFWMGYVASRAAPLGPVKAAPVIAMFANFHPRRILRALPEAWGFTSPEAMLEARRSGSATALRRIWADHGVESPASETSLQQLTDELTNIAEEAPPDGRGLFAANLTVERVDDPVADLWRAATLLREHRGDGHVAAYLTEGLTGVQANLLQVGVGRIPGEALRKARAWDTDEWQAEAEGLADWGLLFESGQATMSGHDTMLRVEAATDRAAWGAFARHDPADLDRLEASLRPLADAVRRSGEVPFPNPMGLERNTNE